Proteins found in one Moritella sp. Urea-trap-13 genomic segment:
- a CDS encoding SDR family NAD(P)-dependent oxidoreductase, with translation MIRKQTLIIGANSVIAKAIAAKVPTDSEIGLIVISRDLNAYSEMCDANVKKITVPDYQSRSIERAVIEIKQCNQAPITQVFICNGVLHNAQLQPEKRLEDFSEQAFQQVMQINALIPMLWIQKLTPILTGKTPCTLTVFSARVASISDNHLGGWYSYRASKAALNMMLKTAAIELSRRAKNIKLIAFHPGTTDTPLSKPFQKNVPADKLFTSDFVAEQLLKIVENSDIDGEASYLDWQGKSISW, from the coding sequence ATGATAAGAAAACAGACACTGATCATCGGCGCGAACAGCGTCATCGCTAAGGCAATAGCCGCTAAAGTACCAACAGATTCAGAGATCGGGTTAATTGTCATTAGCCGTGATTTAAACGCTTATTCAGAGATGTGCGACGCCAATGTCAAGAAGATCACAGTACCAGACTATCAGTCACGCTCGATTGAACGGGCAGTCATAGAGATAAAGCAGTGCAACCAAGCACCTATTACTCAAGTGTTTATTTGCAACGGTGTATTACATAACGCGCAACTCCAGCCAGAAAAACGCTTAGAAGACTTCAGCGAACAAGCATTTCAGCAAGTGATGCAAATAAATGCTCTCATACCTATGTTGTGGATACAAAAGCTTACCCCGATATTGACAGGGAAAACACCGTGTACGCTGACAGTATTCAGTGCGCGTGTTGCCAGTATCAGTGATAATCATTTAGGTGGCTGGTACAGCTATCGCGCATCCAAAGCTGCACTCAATATGATGCTAAAGACAGCCGCGATAGAATTATCACGACGTGCTAAGAATATCAAACTCATCGCCTTTCATCCAGGCACTACAGATACGCCGCTATCGAAACCGTTTCAAAAGAACGTACCCGCGGATAAGCTATTCACCAGCGATTTTGTCGCCGAACAACTGCTAAAGATTGTTGAAAATAGCGACATTGATGGTGAAGCGAGCTATTTGGATTGGCAAGGTAAATCGATTAGTTGGTAA
- a CDS encoding M3 family metallopeptidase, producing MNPQDYFNQLNDNYLALHRRKEDLFWQTYMGTSDNHDGFADAEEALSAFISDPAHIQATRCNLDVLLQLTDEDDDLIRGLKGWLAFFDANAIESAEGRDKMAALIRTESALFAKRQEYLMYCNDDNGDKQQASLTVLAANIRTSNNESVRKSAHQALLDLEQWVLNNGYIELVKQRNDFAHQQGFRNFFDYKVNKTEQMTPEQLFTVLDDFELRTRERNQSSINNLAEVKGDSAVKGHNFSFMYAGDAARQLAPYVPFSQSLRRWMESFGRLNIDYSQADLTLDLLDRAGKYQNGFCHGPIPSFYAEDKWQPGKINFTSNAKPDQMGSGYDGINTLFHEGGHAAHFANVKQNSPCFSQEFSPTSMAYAETQSMFCDSLLTDGDWLKQYAYNADGEIVPDAVIQALIAAKQPFKAYEERSILVVPYFEWAVYSADEDLLTPEYLTTLARDTEQRILGLAASPRPLLAVPHLLSQEAACSYQGYLLAHMAVYQTRAYFTEKFGYLTDNPAIGPLLAEHYWKPGNSISHDATLRSLTGEGFSAAYLADTCNKTSDQAWLQEQAKIVAAQARVRAEPADLNAKISIVDGAETIANNAVSDSQLCDNFETYITQRYGSGC from the coding sequence TTGAATCCACAAGATTATTTTAACCAGCTTAACGATAACTATTTAGCCCTACACCGCCGTAAAGAAGATTTATTTTGGCAAACTTACATGGGCACCAGTGATAACCATGACGGTTTTGCCGATGCAGAAGAAGCGCTAAGTGCGTTTATCTCAGACCCTGCTCACATACAAGCAACGCGTTGCAACCTTGACGTCCTATTACAGTTAACCGATGAAGACGATGATCTGATTAGAGGCCTCAAAGGTTGGTTAGCCTTTTTCGATGCCAATGCTATTGAAAGTGCCGAAGGTAGAGATAAAATGGCGGCGCTTATTCGCACTGAATCAGCGTTATTTGCCAAACGCCAAGAATACCTGATGTATTGTAACGATGATAATGGTGACAAACAGCAAGCCTCTCTCACCGTGCTTGCCGCTAACATCCGTACTAGCAATAACGAAAGTGTGCGTAAATCAGCGCACCAAGCGTTATTAGACCTTGAACAATGGGTACTGAATAACGGTTATATAGAACTGGTTAAACAACGTAACGACTTTGCCCATCAACAAGGCTTCCGTAACTTCTTTGATTATAAAGTCAATAAAACCGAGCAGATGACACCTGAGCAATTGTTCACTGTTTTAGATGATTTCGAATTACGTACCCGTGAGCGTAACCAGAGCAGTATTAACAATCTAGCCGAAGTTAAAGGTGACAGCGCCGTTAAAGGCCATAACTTTAGCTTTATGTATGCTGGTGACGCTGCACGTCAACTTGCCCCTTATGTACCGTTCTCGCAATCGTTACGTCGTTGGATGGAATCATTTGGTCGTCTGAACATCGATTATTCACAAGCTGATTTGACGCTGGATTTATTAGACCGTGCAGGTAAATACCAAAATGGTTTCTGCCACGGCCCTATCCCGTCATTTTATGCAGAAGATAAATGGCAACCAGGTAAGATCAATTTCACCAGTAATGCCAAGCCCGATCAAATGGGCAGTGGCTACGATGGTATTAATACCCTGTTCCATGAAGGCGGGCATGCCGCGCATTTCGCCAATGTGAAACAAAATTCACCGTGCTTCTCACAAGAGTTTTCGCCAACATCGATGGCCTATGCAGAAACGCAATCTATGTTCTGCGACAGTTTATTAACAGATGGTGATTGGTTAAAACAATACGCTTACAATGCCGATGGTGAAATAGTTCCTGATGCAGTGATCCAAGCATTAATTGCCGCTAAACAACCGTTCAAAGCGTATGAAGAACGCAGCATTTTAGTGGTGCCTTATTTTGAATGGGCGGTTTATAGCGCTGATGAAGACTTGCTCACACCAGAATATTTAACCACCCTAGCTCGTGATACTGAACAACGTATTCTTGGTTTAGCTGCAAGCCCTCGTCCATTACTTGCGGTGCCGCACCTATTGTCACAAGAAGCAGCCTGTTCTTACCAAGGCTACCTACTTGCACACATGGCGGTTTATCAAACTCGCGCTTACTTTACTGAAAAATTTGGTTACCTCACAGACAATCCAGCCATCGGCCCACTACTTGCCGAGCATTACTGGAAACCGGGTAACAGCATTAGCCACGATGCCACTCTGCGTAGCTTAACTGGCGAAGGCTTCTCTGCCGCTTACCTTGCTGATACCTGCAATAAAACCAGTGACCAAGCTTGGTTACAAGAACAAGCTAAAATTGTCGCGGCGCAAGCAAGAGTTCGAGCTGAACCTGCTGACCTGAATGCTAAGATCAGTATTGTTGATGGCGCTGAAACTATCGCAAACAATGCTGTTTCTGATAGTCAGCTATGCGATAACTTCGAGACTTATATTACCCAACGTTATGGTAGTGGCTGTTAG
- a CDS encoding thiol-disulfide oxidoreductase DCC family protein, protein MTLTIFYDGQCPLCSSEMKHLKAHDKLDVIHLVDLHQIGFSTLYPEINVNEGMKILHGTYQGQRLLGLEVTHRAWTLVGKGFLVAPLNWPIIKTVSHWVYLVVAKYRQPISTFLAKRLGISTTNCTSGTCYDKKTDTDHRREQRHR, encoded by the coding sequence ATGACGTTAACGATATTTTATGATGGTCAATGTCCATTATGTTCCTCTGAAATGAAACATCTGAAAGCGCACGACAAATTAGATGTCATTCATTTAGTCGACTTACATCAAATAGGCTTTAGCACCCTCTATCCAGAGATAAATGTAAATGAGGGCATGAAGATATTGCATGGCACTTATCAAGGTCAACGCCTATTAGGACTCGAAGTAACTCACAGGGCTTGGACGTTAGTAGGTAAAGGTTTTTTGGTCGCGCCACTTAATTGGCCAATTATCAAAACGGTGAGTCATTGGGTTTATTTAGTTGTGGCCAAATATCGCCAGCCTATTTCGACCTTTCTCGCAAAACGATTGGGTATCAGCACGACTAACTGCACTTCAGGAACTTGTTATGATAAGAAAACAGACACTGATCATCGGCGCGAACAGCGTCATCGCTAA